The DNA sequence ATGTCAACCCGCCGCCCCGCGCCCGAAGTTCGTGCGGGTGGGGCGACCGTCAACTCGCCGCGCCGATGCGACGCCGGGCACCAGGGTCAGCACCGCGATCTCCCGCGGCACCCCGACGCGCACCGGCTGCCCGCTCGTGCCAAGCCCGCGGCTCACGTGGAGCCAGGACCCGCCGTCGCGGAACAGCCCGGCGTCGAAGCGGGTCATCAGGAACCGCGCCAGGTTGAAGCGCGGCAGACCGGGGACGGCCACCTGCCCGCCGTGCGTGTGTCCCGCCAGCACGAGCGGCACGCCGGCCGCCGCGGCAGGCGCGAAGACGTTCGGCCGGTGGGTGAGGAGGATGGCGGGCTCTGCCGGAGGACGTGCCGAGAGGACGTGCGGGAGGGCGTCCGCTGCCTGCAAGCGCGGCCGATCCTCGAGGCCGAGGACGTGCAGCCGGGCGCCGCCGATCTCGACCACCGCGGCCTCGTCGCGCAGCACCCGCCAGGACGTCCACCGGCGGAGCGCACCGGCGACCTTCTCCGCGTCGGCATGGCGATCGTGATTGCCGAGGACCGCGAACACCCCGTAACGCGCGGTGACGCGTGCGAGCTCCGGGATCCAGGACGCCAGGTCGGCCACCGGCGTGTCGACGATGTCTCCCGTCACGCAGACCAGGTCCGGCTCGAGGGCCGCCACCCGGTCGAATGCGTCCCGGAGCCCGCTGCGGTCGGCGAGCGGGCCCAGGTGGAGATCGCTCAGGTGGACGACGCGAAGTCCCGCGAGCGCGGCGGGCAGGGCCATGACCGGCACGTCGAGCCGGGTGACGACCAGGCGACGGTAGCCGCGCAGGTAGCCGTGGACGACCGTCCCCATGGCGAACGCGACGAGCGGCAGCGCCACGATCTCGAATCCACGCGGCAGCGAGAACGGCTCGCGCGCGCCGGTCAGCATGCCGGCCTCCGCCGGATGGCCGCCGAGGACGCCCGCCGCGATCCAGAGCCCGGCGAGCACCAGGAACGCACCGGCGCCGGCGAATGCGGCGAACCCGCCCGCCATGAGCATCCGCGCCGGCCGGTCGACGAGCGCGGGCAGCCGCGACTCGCGCTCGAAGACGCACGCGGCGAGCCGGTTCAACAGGGCCATCGCGGGCAGCGCGAGCAGCTGAAGAGCCGGGGGGAGGGCGCGGAACGGCGGCAGGAGCCAGCAGGCGAGTATCCACTCGCCGACCGCCCAGGCGATCGCGAGGCTCGTGAAGAACCGGCGGAAGAGGAGCTGATCGATCATCTCAGCGGCTCGTCGCAGCCCCAGCCCGGCATGGCGAAGGACATGGCGCCCATGCAAATTTCGGACACCCGGAGATCGCCTCGGCCGAGCGTGCGGATGCGCATCGGGCCACCATACCGAAGCGACCACGGGCGTGGAAGCAGGTCGCGTTTTTGACTCGCGGCAGGGCTTTGGTATCTCTGCCCTGATGCGCCTCGCAAAGAGCTACGAGCCGGGGGCCGCGGAGGCCAGGTGGTACGCGGTGTGGGAGGAAGGGGGCTATTTCCGCCCCGAGAGCGCCCGCGACCCGGCGGCCGCGCCCTTCGTCATGGTCATCCCGCCGCCCAACATCACCGGGTCCCTCCACATGGGGCACGCCCTCAACTGCACCCTCCAGGACATCCTTGCCCGGTACCACCGCATGAACGGCCGGCCGACGCTCTGGGTGCCGGGGACCGACCATGCGGGGATCGCCACCCAGGTGGTGGTCGAGCGGCAGCTCGGCGGGGCCGAGGCGCGCCGGGCGCTGGGACGCGAGGAGTTCGAACGCCGGGTCTGGGAGTGGCGGGAAGCCTCCGGCCGCACCATCGTGCATCAGCTCCGCCGCCTCGGCGTCTCGTGCGACTGGTCGCGCGAGCGCTTCACGCTCGACGCGGGCCTGTCGCGCGCCGTGCGCGAGGTCTTCGTCACGCTCTACGAGGAAGGCCTCATCTACCGCGGCGACCGCCTGATCAACTGGTGCATCCAGTGCCAGACCGCGCTCTCGGACCTCGAGGTGGACCACCGCGAGCAGGCGGGCACGCTCTACCACATCCGCTACGGCCCGGTGACGGTCGCGACGGTGCGCCCCGAGTCCAAGCTCGGCGACACGGCGCTCGCCGTCCATCCCGACGACGCCCGCTACCGCCACCTGGTCGGGCAGACGCTCGCGGTGGAGACGGAATCGGGCACGCTGCAGCTTCCCGTCATCGCCGATCCGGCGGTCGACCCGAGCTTCGGCACGGGCGTGGTCAAGGTGACGCCGGCGCACGACCCCGCCGACTGGGAGATGGGCCAGCGCCACGGGCTCGCGCTCCGCTCGGTGGTCG is a window from the Deltaproteobacteria bacterium genome containing:
- a CDS encoding metallophosphoesterase, producing the protein MIDQLLFRRFFTSLAIAWAVGEWILACWLLPPFRALPPALQLLALPAMALLNRLAACVFERESRLPALVDRPARMLMAGGFAAFAGAGAFLVLAGLWIAAGVLGGHPAEAGMLTGAREPFSLPRGFEIVALPLVAFAMGTVVHGYLRGYRRLVVTRLDVPVMALPAALAGLRVVHLSDLHLGPLADRSGLRDAFDRVAALEPDLVCVTGDIVDTPVADLASWIPELARVTARYGVFAVLGNHDRHADAEKVAGALRRWTSWRVLRDEAAVVEIGGARLHVLGLEDRPRLQAADALPHVLSARPPAEPAILLTHRPNVFAPAAAAGVPLVLAGHTHGGQVAVPGLPRFNLARFLMTRFDAGLFRDGGSWLHVSRGLGTSGQPVRVGVPREIAVLTLVPGVASARRVDGRPTRTNFGRGAAG
- a CDS encoding valine--tRNA ligase, with product MRLAKSYEPGAAEARWYAVWEEGGYFRPESARDPAAAPFVMVIPPPNITGSLHMGHALNCTLQDILARYHRMNGRPTLWVPGTDHAGIATQVVVERQLGGAEARRALGREEFERRVWEWREASGRTIVHQLRRLGVSCDWSRERFTLDAGLSRAVREVFVTLYEEGLIYRGDRLINWCIQCQTALSDLEVDHREQAGTLYHIRYGPVTVATVRPESKLGDTALAVHPDDARYRHLVGQTLAVETESGTLQLPVIADPAVDPSFGTGVVKVTPAHDPADWEMGQRHGLALRSVVGTDGRMTAEAGRYAGLDRFECRRRIVEDLRALGLLEREEPYRHRVGVCYRCGTVVEPLVSRQWFVRIQPLALPATAAVRDGRTRFIPKQWENTYFAWMENIRDWCISRQLWWGHRIPVWTCEGCGETIVAREDLTTCPACAGDALIQEPDVLDTWFSSALWPFSTLG